The Coffea arabica cultivar ET-39 chromosome 9e, Coffea Arabica ET-39 HiFi, whole genome shotgun sequence genome has a window encoding:
- the LOC113709417 gene encoding cytochrome P450 710A11-like, with product MESLRANFVSEYTPYLIALVALLLLLEQISYLKRKRFLPGPTLVLPFIGNAISLVTNPTRFWDAQSSLAKSTPLGISTNYVIGKFILYIYSTELSHKVFANVRPDAFHLVGHPFGKKLFGEHNLIYMFGQDHKDLRRRIAPNFTPKALATYTSIQQRIIVKHLKSWLQKADGKSIPLRILCRDMNLETSQTVFVGPYLGGEARDRFNIDYNFFNVGLMKLPIDLPGFAFRNARLAVERLVETLKLCAEESETKMQNGEEPTCLIDFWMQENLRERAEIAEKEGCDSEKVSSYSHRELGGHLFDFLFAAQDASTSSLVWAITFLDSHPQVLERVRGEVERYWNPESDEPIAAEQLREMKFTEAVAREVVRIRAPATMVPHIAGEDFALTENYVIPKGTIVFPSVFDSSFQGFIEPDRFDPDRFLEERQEARVYKKNFLAFGAGAHQCVGQRYAINHLMLFIAMFSTLIDFKRERVDGCDDIAYVPTIVPKDDCKAFLSDRCRRFPSLS from the coding sequence ATGGAATCTCTACGGGCTAATTTTGTATCAGAATACACACCATATCTTATTGCTCTTGTAGCTCTGCTTCTCCTTCTTGAGCAGATCTCTTATCTGAAAAGAAAACGCTTCCTTCCTGGCCCAACACTTGTTCTTCCATTCATAGGTAACGCAATTTCCTTAGTTACAAATCCGACCAGATTCTGGGACGCTCAATCCTCCTTGGCTAAATCCACCCCTCTGGGAATCTCCACAAACTACGTCATCGGCAAATTCATTCTTTACATCTACTCAACCGAGCTTTCTCACAAAGTCTTTGCCAATGTCCGGCCGGATGCCTTCCACCTTGTCGGCCACCCATTTGGGAAAAAACTCTTCGGCGAGCATAATTTGATCTACATGTTCGGCCAAGATCACAAAGACCTGAGGCGCCGCATCGCCCCAAATTTTACTCCCAAGGCTTTAGCCACCTACACTTCAATCCAGCAACGCATAATTGTCAAGCACTTGAAATCCTGGCTTCAGAAGGCAGATGGAAAGTCAATCCCACTTCGCATTCTTTGCCGCGATATGAACTTGGAAACTTCCCAGACCGTCTTCGTCGGGCCTTACTTGGGAGGTGAGGCAAGGGACAGATTCAACATTGACTACAATTTCTTCAATGTCGGCTTGATGAAGCTCCCCATAGACTTGCCGGGATTCGCCTTCAGAAACGCCAGATTAGCTGTTGAAAGGCTGGTTGAAACGCTTAAGCTTTGCGCGGAAGAAAGCGAGACGAAAATGCAGAATGGGGAGGAGCCCACTTGCCTGATTGACTTCTGGATGCAGGAAAATCTAAGGGAAAGGGCTGAAATTGCTGAAAAGGAAGGCTGTGATAGCGAAAAGGTGTCGAGTTACAGCCACAGAGAACTCGGAGGCCATTTATTCGACTTTTTATTCGCAGCTCAAGATGCTTCTACTTCCTCATTGGTCTGGGCTATAACGTTTCTGGATTCCCATCCTCAAGTTCTGGAAAGAGTTCGTGGAGAAGTGGAGAGATACTGGAACCCGGAATCCGACGAGCCCATCGCGGCGGAGCAGCTGAGGGAAATGAAGTTCACGGAGGCGGTGGCGAGGGAGGTGGTGAGAATAAGAGCTCCGGCGACTATGGTGCCGCACATTGCCGGCGAGGATTTTGCATTGACGGAGAATTATGTTATTCCAAAAGGGACCATTGTTTTTCCTTCGGTTTTTGACTCTTCTTTCCAGGGTTTCATCGAACCGGACCGGTTTGACCCGGACCGGTTCCTGGAAGAGAGGCAAGAGGCCCGGGTTTACAAGAAGAACTTTCTAGCCTTTGGAGCTGGGGCCCACCAATGTGTGGGACAGAGGTACGCTATTAACCATCTGATGCTCTTCATTGCCATGTTTTCCACTCTGATCGACTTCAAGAGGGAGCGTGTGGATGGCTGTGATGATATTGCCTATGTTCCTACGATTGTTCCCAAGGATGATTGCAAAGCTTTTCTTTCCGATAGGTGCAGGAGATTTCCCTCTCTTTCATGA